attggaccattttcctgtcttgctaaacattaataaagtaaaagttgtcaaaaatataaatagcaaagtaaagtacacataccccaaaaaactactaaaGTAGTACTTTCTAGTATCTTTACTtatgtactttacaccactgaatgcCTTATGATAAAAGCCTTTCTCCTAAGGTGTTCATCCTTAATTTCAGAGATGATTCGGAGAAATCTTGCCTGACGAGTTGTGTTACCTCCCAAAACGAATGTTTAGGCTTTAGCTCAAGGGACTTACACTCTCTTGTGGCATGTAGGAGACCCGGGTCAAACTCCAGTTGGTCACATGTTAGTGGTCATATCCTATGTCTGTATCTAGTACCTTGTTCACAGATTTTTGGCTCTCATTCTCTACCTTCATTTCCGTAATTGCATGCTGATCACTTTGTTCTGTAGCAAGAACCCATTGTGTGATGAAGAAGCTTCTTGTATGTCAAATAGCAGGACAGAGGTGCCTTCTGTGGACCCTGCATAGAAACATACAGTATCCTCATACATGTCCTCCTTGGCCACTGGTCGTGTCTGCGATTTGTATTTGGGATTGACAGTACTGACACTAAACTCTGTGTTAATTAAGCAATAGAGCATGGATATTCTCATGAAGCTAAGGTGTACACATATAGGTCATAGAggcctttcctgcagtcaatgatatggtacaggtgtcttcttttttgtaAGGCCGTAACTATGTGTgcacttttgtttcaaagtagatttgttttttAAACTACCAAGAATCACTCCATGTGacactgatttagcccactgcagtaaaaggttacgTTCACCATATTTAagtacaacactacaacactaaatAAGATGGTACAGCCCAGTCAATACATCATGAAATGGCTGCTCTCAACAAGTTTGCTGAACTGAGTTGTTATTCTTGTTGTGGAATACATGTGGTAGTTCATTTAAACATCTGAAGAATGGATGTCTCAACCTTGACTTTGTGATCTGCACTTGGATGCGTTGAAGCATCCTGAGAGACCTTTTCCAATGTATGGTGTTTTTGTGAATTTTTTGGGGCCTTGAATCAAATGCTGTGGATATTTTGTAAAATCATAAAAATGTAGGACAAATAAAGGTATGCATAATAATATTTTGGTGGtttagttttttgttgttttgcttTTTTTATTTGTTCAGCTGATCAGTTAGCAAAAATATAACTTTATTAGAGGTGAAATCGAAATTGTATGATACAAAATAACTGACCGTTGGTATCAAACATTTCCTTTTGTATATGATATAAACAAGTAATAGATTATTCCAATCATGAATTATTCATAGAAATGCAGTctactacctagctagctaaccgaCTGACGGTTAGCTTGCTAGCAACAGATCTATAACAGTGCCTTCTATTGATGACCTTATGCAAAGTGAATATAATCCAATATTCTATTTTCAATGTAAATAATAGCCAACCACAGTGCATAATGTATAGATAAGTTATTGTGACAAGCAGCAAAAACGATTAGTTATATTCCTTTAATAAATAGCTACATATTGCTATTCTGAAATACAGTATGTTGCTTTTTGCTAGCTAACCTGCAGCATACAATACTGGACTTGAGATTATCATACTATATACAACTATTAAACATTAAACATGAATATTTAAACATTCAATGTAAGTGGGTGTTCataatcaaatttcaaatcaaatcaaatgtattttatttatatagcccttcgtacatcagctgatatctcaaagtgctgtacagaaacccagcctaaaaccccaaacagcaagcaatgcaggtgtagaagcacggtggctaggaaaaactccctagaaaggccaaaacctaggaagaaacctagagaggaaccaggctatgtggggtggccagtcctcttctggctgtgccgggtggagattataacagaacatggccaagatgttcaaatgttcataaatgaccagcatggtcgaataataataaggcagaacagttgaaactggagcagcagcacggccaggtggactggggacagcaaggagtcatcatgtcaggtagtcctggggcatggtcctaggactcaggtcctccgagagagagaaagaaagagagaaggagagaattagagaacgcacacttagattcacacaggacaccgaataggacaggagaagtactccagatataacaaactgaccctagccccccgacataaaaactactgcagcataaatactggaggctgagacaggaggggtcaggagacactgtggccccatccgaggacacccccggacagggccaaacaggaaggatataaccccacccactttgccaaagcacagcccccacaccactagagggatatcttcaaccaccaacttaccatcctgagacaaggctgagcaTAGCCCACAAATtcctccgccatggcacaacccaaggggggggggggggggggggcaacccagacaggatgaccacatcagtgaatcaactcactcaggtgacgcaccccctccagggacggcgtgagagagccccagtaagccagtgactcatcccctttaatagggttagaggctgagaatcccagtggaaagaggggaaccggccaggcagagacagcaagggcggttcgttgctccagagcctttccgttcaccttcccactcctgggccagactacactcaatcatatgacccactgaagagatgagtcttcagtagagacttaaagagACTTATAATTCAAAATACATTATTGATTGAGATGACTAGCAAGACCCAGTCAGAAAGGAACTGATATTTTGGTAGATCCTGAAAGCTGcaataaatatacatatatacatttgAACTATAAAGCTTACTTTGGCTCAACACACAGCGTGTAATAGGTATGCTTCAATTTTACTTCAGCATCAAATAATTTTGATGTTCTGGTACTCCTTTTGAAAACCATTGAGAGATAAATGTGTGTCTGGCTGATTGAGATAAAGCATTATGCCCCATTTTCTCATGTGAAAGGTGCTGATCCTGTAACAGTGTGCTATGGTATCCTACTCAAACGACTTAGAATTTCAGTTTTGTTGCAGATGGTAGCATGAGGTTAACTTTATTTTCAGGTAAAAACAAACAGCAGAGATATATATCTCAACAtcttttctcacacacacacgcacacgcacacacacattctcagtaACAGGCTGTGTTTGTGATGGTGACAAAGCGACTGCATCAGCTCAATCTGTCAGGCTCTGTGAGTAAAACTGGTTTCTATATATAGAACAGAACCCACTCTGAACTGGATCCTTAATAGATATGTTGTTGTGATAAGATCACCTAGGTGTTTATGACAAGACCAATTATCCAAGTCTTTCtcaatcaaccccccccccccccccccccccccccccccacgtggTATTCTCCTTGATCACCAGTTGATCACCAGTTGATCCCTGATGAGGCTGCTTAGACGTGTATATAAACatacccagagcatcccaaataatAAAGGAGCCAGAAGACACTAGACTGCAGCTAGAGCAGATTCTCCACTTTTCATCTCAACCACTCCCTGGTTAAAGATGCAGAACGGCACTGAAGGAAACAACTTCTACATCCCCATGTCCAACAGGACTGGACTTGTAAGGAGTCCCTTTGAATACCCTCAGTACTACTTGGCGGATCCATGGCAATTCTATCTGCTTGCTGTCTACATGTTTTTCCTGATCTGTTTTGGATTCCCCATCAACGGTCTGACCTTGTACGTCACAGCGACAAACAAGAAGCTCCAGCAACCCCTCAACTTCATTCTGGTCAACTTGGCTGCAGCTGGAATGATCATGGTAGTCTTTGGATTCACCATTACCTTCTTTACCGCCATCAATGGCTACTTCGTCTTTGGACCTATGGGCTGTGCCATCGAGGGTTTCATGGCTACAATTGGAGGTAAGAGAACATCCAGTAACATACACACGCAAGACACAACTTCATATTTttctactagcactgactttgttAATAAGTACTGAATTATGGGAAAATGTATTTTCTATCACAGTGATATTTGGTTGTCTCACCTCGTCTCACTGGATAAAAGTGTATTTGTGTAATACAGCCAAACTAAGTCAAAttctagttattttgttgctatATTTACATAATACCATTATGTCTCAACTAACCGACTGATATTATCAACCAATCCTGGTCTACAAAACATGAATTGTTTGAGATACATACATTGATGGAGATGCTGGAAGAAGTCTCAGCAACCAATTGGACAACAAGTCATAACTGCTCACTTTCCTTGTCTCATTCTAGGTCAGGTTTCTCTGTGGTCTCTGGTGGTGCTGGCCATTGAGAGATACATTGTCGTCTGCAAGCCCATGGGCAGCTTCACATTCACTACCACCCACGCTGGTGCCGGATGTGCATTCACCTGGGTCATGGCAATGACCTGTGCTGCCCCCCCATTGGTTGGCTGGTCTAGGTAACTCAAAACTGTGAttacagtttttattttatttttacaatcgctaggacccatttctcaattacttaggtcactttttcaaaactcttcacacagtgagCACAACAGCAGTCTATGTGGGCTAAACTGTGGATCATTGTTCATTGCTTTggcacaaaatgcattcaatgactACATCTTTCAAATTTCAATCGTTTGAATCATTTTCTCACTCAGACACATACACTACCAAAACTCCATGTACCTACAGGTCAATTTGCACAAGTTTCCATAATCTTTTCAAAACTGTAAACTTTAGTAAAAACAACCTAACCTAACATAAAATTGATATGTTAAGACAGCAATTTGCTaaatttctacagtaataccgtaTTGAAATATATTCTAAATAtattccaaaaatgaaatagtaTCAAAACAATTGGACCAACCACAGCTGAATCACATTGTAGCTGAACACCTACCCAGGTGTTAGCCTATCAATTTCATTACCATCTATACAAAAGGGGACATCTTAGGAAtaatgctgtactgtaatgtaaacatggacccagccagagatagagaagtggctgacagaggaagaagagtggctgggagagggagaggagtacgtATGGTGGAAGAAGGCTGAGAGGAAGCTCAAGAGCTGTAGTCTCAGATGAGATTAGGGCTACTATAATTGATCATGTAATAAATCATGGTCTATGAATGAAAAAGGCTGGTCTGAGAGTGCAGCCAAATCTGCAACGCTCAACAGTGGCATCTATTCTGAGAAATTTCCGGCAAAACAACAGATAAGATGTGCATTCTGCAAGGGCATCTGACTGAACTGCACATTACAGAATTAAATTGAGCAAAGCCTCCAAACCCACTTGTGcgtaattgtttttgtatttctgcttaggACCCAACGGTTACCTCCCACAGGCAGGAGAGGTAGGATTttcactgctgtgcaggaaactgTAAATGTTGATATGGTCATCAGAAACAAAGGCATACAACTCACAGATTTTAAGAACAGAGTTTTTGCAGACAACATTACATTTGGAAATATTCACAATGTAAGCATAACAAATATTTCTACAGTCCTGAAACAACATCAAGTCAGTATGAAGCAGTTGTATACTGTCCCCTTTGAGAGGATCTCTGAACGAGTCAAGCAACTCAGAAACCAATATATCCAGGTAAGATGACTATAAAACACAGAACTGGGTTTGAACAAAACCAAACAGGGCAGAGGCACACAATGGCGTGTTTTTAGGTATAGTGTAAACTACCGTAATATTATTATCATGGAGATTGAAACCAGGTAAACACCACACATATTCATCTTTGTGGATGAGGCTGGTTTCAACTTGGCCAAAACACGGCGGCGAGGAAGGAATGTGATTAGGAAAAGAGCCACAGTGGATGTCCTGGGCCAGAGGGGTGAcaacatcacaatgtgtgcagcaATATCATCTGATGGACTGCTGTTACACAAACTGCTAATTGGGCCATACAACACCGAGCATCTCATttcattcctggatgacctctgTGGAAGGGTTGTGTCAGGTGAGGAAAGGGTTGCAGTGGGGCGAAATCGGCTAATGTTTGTAATTGTATGGGACAATGTGGCATTTCACCACTCCCGTGCAGTCACAGAGTGGTTTGCAGCCCATCCCAGGACAGTGTCACTTTTCCTACCATCTTCTcaccattcctcaaccccatagaggaattatttacctcatggaggtggaaggtttatgaccaccatccacatgATCAAATGTCCCTCCTGGATGCAATGAATGCTGGATGCCTGGACATATCTGCAGAAGATTGCCCGGGATGGACCAGGCATGCCAAAATATTATTTCCTAGGTGTATTGCCCAAGTTGGCATAagatgtgatgtggatgagaacctgtggccaaatgcaGAAGACAGGGTTGACTAGCATTGCTACTTTATCTGTATCGGAGGATGGTGTAtatacaaattattgtattttggaATCACTCAATGCCAGAAAATGACATAAAACCTATTGAAGCATATTGCATCATGTCTGATTcattcctgtaacatatactgcagtggattctaaacagtagagaggtgtcattcTTGTTTTGTAAAGACATTTTACAAAAGAAAACATTGTGTAATGCTACGTGTTGTTAGTTTTTTTTAGGTCATTGTTTTATGAGTGACAAAGTGTGCTTATTGGGTGACAACCATTGCTAGTGTTATGGAAGAATGAGTTGATTTGAGACATGTATGAAGTGTTAGTTTTAGTGCATTTTGGATGTGAAATTAACTGCTGTGCCAGGCTAAAAGTTGGTTAGGAAAACTGTgcgaagagttttgaaaaagtgacctaagtattgagaaatgggtcatagtgaatgtaaaaaaaactgtaataagaGGTCTCTCAGAGATATACATTGCAAGGGGGTAACTCATCTTGCTCACCACAAATAGCCTTTTCTGGTTTTGCTCAAGAAACCTTGCCACATCAGCCTTTTTAGTGGAGAGGTGAAAAGGGATAATGCCAATTATAGGCTAGAAATTATTTCATTTTAAGGATAGTGTGAACAGATTTGAAATTTAACCATGTCCAACCAGACCTAATGAGGCCCAATCTTGAGTAGCTTAAAACATGATAGCCAACAAAATAATGCAGGGTGTTAAGGCCAAGTATGTTTAGTTGATGTAGTTCAATGAATCTTATCTGATACCTTAGCATGAACCTAAATACTCTCTCCCATAGGCTTAGGCTAGACCTTAGGTCAGTGAGATAGCTTACATAATCTTATCTGACTCAGATCACTTGACTGATGTTGTTACTGCAGCTTAGCTTGTCTGATTGGTAACTTCAGatcattctatagctagaggactcctgatatctccaggagtGATAAGTATCATGTTTTGGTCTTTATCTGTCTAATACTGTCTTCCCAGTAGCCTACGTGGTGTGTGAACTCCTGACTGCTCATCATTTGCAGATAGTTGTTAACACATCAACCAGAATCAAGGGGCAGGGCAAATTGTGGCTTATTTGTGGTAAGCAGTGGCTGtattggagggggagtggtttcACCTCTACTAAACAATCATAAATTAGTACAGGGAGGTTTGTTCTGCACCTCTGCTAGGCAATTAGCAATTAGTGTTAGTTCTTcagtctcccctggtttctcaacAGCAGGTGTAAGTGGCGGTCGTGTTTCAAACTAAGACCATCACCGAAACAAAGACGGTTCTGCTGAGTTGTTCTGCGACGTTCTTCGAGAGAGGAAGGCTCCACACCACTCTGTCACTTGtgtatcttacctagttatttacaTGTCTCCTTTTGCGCTTTTGTAGCTTTGTCAactatgtgtgtatgttttcaaGACTTTAGACTTTACAGACGCTCCCCACCCCTTGGCTGCAATGTTTTGTGGAGAttttctcttttccccctctctcacctgtccatctccttatTTAAATTCCATACTGTCATTGTCACTTGTCAataatgttaagcttgagtggacatCTATCAcccaccaggtgcccttggaGAGTTCCTCAAGCTCATTTCTTGATGATGGCTCACCTCCCGTTGTCTGACTTAGATTCattcctttccatctctctctcccctccttgcATCTCTTGCCCTCTCCAGGTCTATGATCACTACattgtttccttttctgtctacCTTTCCTCCAATCCTAACTAATCTTACCCTACCCAGATGGTAATACACCATCACattcttcactctctcctcttctaccatATCATCTCCCCCTTCTGCTAAATCATTCTCCCTCCGGTCTCCTGATTCTGACTCTTCgactctactctcctccctttccacaTCCTATAATTTACACTGTCTCCTTTCTTTTTCCGGCCAGCTCAGCCCTCCCATTCTGCTCCGTGGCCTAGTGACTCGTTACGAGCAAAAagagcttacagaacagggcagCTGAGCGAAAATGGAAGAAATCTAAACTtccggaggacctatcatcctttcactccctcctctgtATCCAGGCTAAAGGCCACATTCTACATTTCAAGCTTCCGTGTCTAACCCTATgaacctcttctcctccctccttaatcctcaatccctccccctctgttctccttctctgcggacgactttgtcaaccactttgaaaatggTTGACGACATCAGctattcactcagcctattgagtccactggtctcatttaCATAGAACTACCCCATGCCTTAACCTCTTTCTCCCCAGATGACATCCTGTGACTAGTGAGGTCTGGCCGCCCGACAACCTGCCCACTCaaccccatcccttcctcccgtCTCCCTGGAGACCTTCttccattcctcacttccctcatcaactcatccttgaccactggctgcatcccctctgacttcaaactGGCCTGAgttgctcccctcctcaagaaaccaacactcgactCCTCTGACATCAAAAACTATAGACCTGTATCCCattattttctttccaaaacacttgagcatgctgtctcaaatcaaattgtatttgtcacgtgccgaatacaacaggtgttatacaacaaccttactgtgaaatgttcacttacaagcccttaccaacaatgcagttcaagaaatggagttaagaaaataacaatacagaggctatatacagggggcaccagcaCCGAGTCAaggtgcgggggtacaggttagtcgaggtaatttgtaggtaggggtaaagtgactaagcatagaaaataaacagcaaGTATGAGAGTGTAAAAACAAAGTGGTGGGGTTGGTCAATGGTAATAGTCGGGGTGGCAATTTGATTAATTAttcagtcttgtggcttgggggttgaagctgaTAATGAGCCTTTTGGacatagacttggtgctccgattGTTGTGCGGTAgctgggagaacagtctatgacttgggtgagtGGAGTCAAAttcttttgggccttcctctgacagcgccaagtatataggtcctggatggcaggaagcttggccccagtgacgtactagGCCGTACTCACTAACCTGTGGTGCcgtcttcatgactgtctttgtatatttggaccatgatagtttggtaatgtggacaccaaggaacttaactcccaacccgctccactacagccctgtcgatgtaaATGTGGGCATATTCGGCCTTCCTTTGCCTGTAGTCCGTGATCACCTCCTTTGTCTTGcgcacattgagggagaggttgttgtcctggcaccacactgcagttctctgacctcctccttataggctgtctcatcgttgtcggtgatcaggcctaccgctgtgttgtcagcaaacgtaataatggtgttggagttgtgcttggccacacagtcatgggtgaacaggaagtataggaggggactgagcaggcACCCCTGAGTGAACCCCAGTCTTGAGGataagcgtggcagatgtgtcgttgcctacccttaccacctgggggtggcccatcaggagatccaggatccagttgcagagggaggtgtttagtcccagggtccttagcttagtgatgagctttgtgggaactatggtgttgaacgctgagctgttatcaatgaacagaattctcacataagtgtttcttttgtccaggtgggaaagggcagtgtggagcgcaatttagattgtggatctgttggggcagtatgtgaattggagtgggtcaagggtttctgggatgatagtgttgatgtgagccataaccagcctttcaaagcccttCATAGAGACTGACGTGCGTgcacgggttggtagtcatttaagcaggttaccttcactttcttggacacagggactatggtggtctgcttgaaacatgtaggttttacagactcggtcagggagaggttgaaattgtcagtgaagacacttgccagttggtccgtgcatgctttgagtacaaatcctggtaatccgtctggccctgtgaccttatgaatgttgacctgtttaaaggtcttgctcacaccggctacagagagcatgatcacacagtagtccggaacagctggtgttctcatgcgTGCTTCAGTGTTCCTTGCCTCGACGCAAGCATAACAGGCATtttgctcatctggtaggctcacatCACT
This is a stretch of genomic DNA from Oncorhynchus mykiss isolate Arlee chromosome 7, USDA_OmykA_1.1, whole genome shotgun sequence. It encodes these proteins:
- the LOC110528330 gene encoding green-sensitive opsin-like isoform X1 — encoded protein: MQNGTEGNNFYIPMSNRTGLVRSPFEYPQYYLADPWQFYLLAVYMFFLICFGFPINGLTLYVTATNKKLQQPLNFILVNLAAAGMIMVVFGFTITFFTAINGYFVFGPMGCAIEGFMATIGGQVSLWSLVVLAIERYIVVCKPMGSFTFTTTHAGAGCAFTWVMAMTCAAPPLVGWSRYIPEGMQCSCGPDYYTLAEGFNNESYVIYMFSCHFCVPVVTIFFTYGSLVLTVKAAAASQQDSASTQKAEKEVTRMCFLMVCGFLIAWTPYASFAAWIFFNKGAAFTATAMAIPAFFSKSSAIFNPVIYVLMNKQFRSCMLAAVGISSGADDETSVSASKTEVSSVGPA
- the LOC110528330 gene encoding green-sensitive opsin-like isoform X2, which encodes MQNGTEGNNFYIPMSNRTGLVRSPFEYPQYYLADPWQFYLLAVYMFFLICFGFPINGLTLYVTATNKKLQQPLNFILVNLAAAGMIMVVFGFTITFFTAINGYFVFGPMGCAIEGFMATIGGQVSLWSLVVLAIERYIVVCKPMGSFTFTTTHAGAGCAFTWVMAMTCAAPPLVGWSRYIPEGMQCSCGPDYYTLAEGFNNESYVIYMFSCHFCVPVVTIFFTYGSLVLTVKAAAASQQDSASTQKAEKEVTRMCFLMVCGFLIAWTPYASFAAWIFFNKGAAFTATAMAIPAFFSKSSAIFNPVIYVLMNKQVGNKH